CTGCGTCCCGGTTTGTGCCATTAATCCAAAAGATGCAATGCAGAGCATCAACAAGCTCATTAATTTGATGAGCTTGCTATTACAATGCTTAGGGGTAGCTATCCAAAGGTTCATGTAGAGATTGTATTAATACTTGTCGTCCTTTTGTTTTTTGAACTTTCCTTCTTTCCAGGCTTTGATAAAAGCTGCCCAGGCAAAAGGATTCATCACGCTGATAGGCTGAGTCTGCCCAATATAATAGAGTTTGCTGGTCTCACGGCCGATGTAATTTTTGTAATTCAAACTTCCATCCATCTTATAGCTTTCCACACGGTAGCGCATTTCGGCGCGGTCCAGGTTTTTGCGGGCTATTTCTAAATCGTCGTCGGGAATGTCGAGATTAACAAAGGCTTCCTTAAAATCTTCGACGGTAGGCCAGGGATAAATGATGGTTGGCTCCAGCAGGATGGTGTCTGCATCCATTACATGTATCAATGAATAGCGGTCGCGGGAAATGCTATCGGGGATCACATAATAGCTCCCCTTGAAACCGATTGCTGAAAACTGCACCGTATCCGATTTCATGGCCACAAATGAGAAATAGCCATAATAATCGGTAATGGTTCCGCGGCGCGAATTTTTGATGAGGATAGTAGCAAAGGACACCGGATTGAGGCTGTCGGCTGTCACCACCACGCCCGAGAATTGTATCAGTCGTTTGTTGGGATCGGCATTTTGTGAAAACCCATCTACATGCACAAGAAGCGTAAGGAGCAGCACATACAGAAGGGTTTTTGTTGCCATTAGAATTTACTGTGGATTTGTTATCCGGAAATTATAAATCTTACAAACGGCACGGCCTGTTATTTATTTTTGATGCCATCAGACCTTTGGGGTATTATAAAAAAAGCCGTTGCGTATCAGGATAGCAACAGCTCATGTTGTGTAAGTTTTTAGTACTACCTGTGGTTTACACCAGACAGGTGCCTTTTTCGCGGTACTCTTTCAGCACAGAGTCAACTCCGTTTTTATTGATGGTTCTCAATATAGAAGTTGTAATATTGATCGTGACCCAACGATTCTCTTCAACAAGAAAGAGTCTTTTCTTTTGGAGGTTTGGGTAAAATCTTCTCTTTGACTTACGGTTCGAGTGGGAAACCTTATTGCCAACCATCATTCTTGTTCCTGTAATATCACATTTACGTGCCATTGTATTCTATTTTATCGGGTTACTTTCCAAAAAGGGGTGCAAAGAACGCTTTAATTTTTTAATTGACAAAGCAAACCATACAATTTTTTGATAAAATGATAACTTACAACAAGTTGTTGAAGAAAATTTCAGCACTGAAGCGCAGAGCCGGTGCGGATTGTTAATTTTGCATTTCTGAACAAGATTGCAGCGCATGAAAAAAGATGTAAGTAAAATCCGAATAATACCACTCCTTCTGTTGATGTTTTTGATGGTTGCCTCGAGTGCCACAGCGCAGGAATATAAAAAGGTGACTCCCGAAAAGGGAGAAGGCATCTTTGGAATGTTGCGCCGCTACAACCTGGAGCCCAATGATTATTTTGATGCTTTTATCGAACTCAACAAAAAAAATCTTGGAGATGACCTGCTGCTAAAAACAGGACAAAATTATCTTTTGCCCATTCAGATCGAAGACGCAGAGGGAAACCCAATAGAATCGGGAGTTTTTCCAATATTCGGCCCTAAATATCAACGGGTAGATTTTAAAGACAACATCTTGCAGGGTGCTGTTTTTTATATCGTTTCGGGTCATGGCGGTCCCGATCCGGGCGCCATGGGGCGCAGTGGCGGGCATGTATTATGCGAAGACGAGTATGCTTACGATATCGGGCTGCGTCTGGCACGCAACCTGCTCGAGCACAACGCTACCGTCTACATCATCACCCGCGATCCCGACGATGGCATTAGAGACGACCGCTATCTGAAATGCGACAAGGACGAATATTGCTGGCCTGATGAAGAGATTCCACTCAACCAGACACGCCGCCTAAAACAACGGGTTGATGCCATCAATGCGCTGGCTAAAAAATATGGCGGACAATACCAACGCACCATAGAGCTGCATGTCGATTCGCGTTACGAAGAGCACAATGTCGACATTTTCTTTTATCACCATCCCAACAGCAGACGCGGCCAGGAACTCAACAATACCCTCTTCACCACCATCAAAGAGATGTACGAACGCCATCAGCCCGGACGCGGCTACAAAGGTTCCATCAGTGGGCGGCGTCTTTACATGTTGCGATACGCCAACCCTGTGTCGACTTATATCGAACTGGGTAACATCAACCATCCGCGCGATCAGAAACGCCTGCTCGAGGTGAGCAACCGGCAGGCCATTGCAAATTGGCTTACACTGGGATTGCTGAAAGATTATGCTAATTCGAAGAAGTAAGGTCGCAGGCGGCAGTTCTCAGTTCTCAGGCAAGGTCATTATTTCAATTTCAATTAATAACACTTTGCTGTGGCCTATAGAAAAACAGCGACATGAGTAGATAAAGCACGATGATGAGTGGCAAGGCATAAGCTAAGATGGTGATGACAAGCAAGACAGCGAACGCTGCGAAAACATACCGCAGTTGGTTGGCCTGCCAACTCAGATTTTTCAGCTTGAGCGAAAACAAAGGTATTGGTGCTACCATTAGCCACGAGAAAACGATGGCCAATACGAGTAGCAACCAATAGTTGTCGAGGAATCCCAGTAACATCGTATGATCGCGGGAAATGGCCTGTGCGGCAACCAATGGCAGCGAAGCAAAAAATAGTGCATTAGCAGGAGTGGGCAATCCAATAAAACCTTCTTTTTGTGTCGGATCAATATTGAACTTTGCCAGACGTAGTGCCGAAAATGCCGGAATTAGAAAAGCGGCAAAGAGCATCACTTCCAACCCTCCAACAGTAACAGCAGGCATGTTTGAAGCTGCCATCATTATTTGATAAAGGATAAAAGCAGGCGCCAGCCCAAAGCTGATGAGGTCGGCAAGTGAATCGAGCTGAATTCCGATGTTGCTCCTGGCATTCAGCAGGCGCGCCAACATGCCATCCATAAAATCGAAAACCGCAGCCAGGGCAATAAAATAAGCTGCCGCCACCAGCGCCTGATTAAAACTCAGAACAATGGCAATAACACCACTGGTGAGGTTGAGCAGCGTTACAAAGTTGGGAATGTGTTTTTTCATAGCGATAATTAGGGCGTAAAAATAACCAATTCGCGGGAAAAGAGAGATGAGAGGTCAGAAATGAGAGGTGAGCAGTGTTATTTTCTTGAATGTTGTGGACTTGTCCAGCCCTGTCAGGGTTACGAAATGTGAAGATTTTTTATCCGGAGAGCCATACAGAATCTTCTCCTCTCCTGTTCCCAAATTTATCAGGATATTTGCAGCACCACAATTGAAGTAATTGGTATTAATAAAACAGACGATGAAAAAAGTCTTAATCATTGTTGCACTCATCTTAGCGGCAAGTTACGCCCAAGCCCAATTTAGCATTTCAGCACAATTGCGCACCCGCGCCGAAATGGATCGCGGCATTGTGAAGCCCATCCACGACACTATGAGCACCTTTTATTATGTAACCCAACGCACGCGTCTCAGCTTCGATTACAACCAGCCCAAATATCAAATGCGCTTTACACTGCAGGATGTACGCGTGTGGGGCGATGGAAATGTCTATTCACAAACGGGATTATTTGCCGCCACCAACAGCCTCAACGTGCACGAAGCCTGGTTTAAGATACGCTTTGGCCAATACAGCGACATCACTATCGGACGGCAGGAGCTCAAATACGACGACCAACGCCTGATTGCCTTGCGCAACTGGAATCAATACGGCATTAGCTATGATGCCGCCATTTTTAATTATCTAAAAAATGATTTTGAAATAAACGCCGGGGTGTCCTACAACAACGAGATGAATCAGAAGAGCGGAAAACCAGTTTTTGAAAATGACCTTTATGATGCAAATAACCTGATGAAAACCCTGAGCTTTTTGCGCATCCATCGCAAATTAAGCGAGGCTGTTTCTGCCTCAGTTATTATTACGGCAGCCGGCTATCAGAAGTCAGCCGATTCTCGCATCCTCTATCTCATGCCGACCGGAGGGCTTTGGCTGGGCATTAACAGTGGCATCTTCGAAGCCACTATCAACGCTTATTACCAAACCGGCCGTGCACAATCGGGCAAAGAAGTAAGCGCCTTTATGCTGACGGCAAATCCGGGGGTTCACATCGGCAAATTCCGCCTGGGCGCCGGTATTGATTATGTTTCGGGCGACGATGCTTCGGATAAGAATTATGACAAAAAAGAAAAAACCTTCAACCAAATGTACGGCACAGTGTTCTCATACTTTGGCTGGATGAATCTATATTCGTACATGAAATCATCCACGGCCAATGGCGGAATGATCGACTTTTATCCCAACATCGAAATGAATTTTAATACAAAACATACAGCGCGTGCATATTTCCACTTTTTTAATCTTGCCAACAACGTGATGATCGAGGACCAAATGATCGACAATAAAAATCTGGGACAGGAGCTCGATCTGATGTACATTTATAAATACAATTCCGATCTGATGCTACAGGCAGGATTCTCCTATTATTTTACAACGGACACCTTTGAACGCGTCAAAAAATACGACGTTGGGCATACGCAGGCGCCGCTATGGAGCTATGTGATGCTCACTTTTAAACCCACATTATTTACTACCAAAAGCAATAAGCAATGAAATCACTGTTGCGTAAAAATGAATTTCTTGCCCTATCAAAGCCTGAGCAGGCGCGCCTCCTGATAAATGATGGTGAAGAACTGATGGGTCGCATTTTTGCTTTTTACAGCATAAAACTGTTCAAATATTCCGATTTTTTTGTAGAGACCTGGTACAAGCAAGGTCCCAACACCATCGATAAAGTAGTGATTGTAGATGGTGACGATGTGGTACATCTTTACGACAAAAAAATCGACATCTCAGATCTTTTCCGCTAATGCCAGATACATCATTTCTCTCGCACATCCACATCGACGATTACGACTATCCGCTGCCCACCGAGCGCATCGCTAAATTTCCCCTACCCGACCGCGACGCCTCCAAATTGCTGATACACCGCGATGGCCAAATTTCTGAAGATCATTTTTATCACGTTGCCCAATATCTTCCCTCGGATTCGCTGTTGGTTCTTAATAATACGCGTGTGGTGAGGGCACGCCTGAATTTCCATAAGTCGACCGGTGCAGCCATCGAAATATTTTGCCTGGAGCCGGTGCATCCGGTTGCCGAAATACAAATGGCTTTTGCTCAAAAAAGGCAGTCAGTCTGGAAATGTTTGGTAGGAAATGCCCGTCGCTGGAAAGATGAGACGCTGCGCCTGGAGTTGGCTCATTCAAATGGCAACGTAATACTTGAAGCTGAAAAACAAGGTCGCGATGGGGATGCATTTCTGATTTTATTAAAATGGCAGCCTGAGGAGCTCACTTTTTCGGAGGTGCTGGATCTGGCAGGACAAGTGCCGCTGCCGCCTTATCTCAATCGCGAGGCCGTTAGCAGCGACGCACAGACTTACCAAACGGTTTATGCCCAGCACGACGGCTCAGTGGCCGCTCCTACGGCGGGGCTTCATTTTACCGAGGCTGTCTTTGAGCAGCTTGCCGCAAAAAATATCGCCACAAGCCACCTGACACTTCATGTGGGCGCCGGTACTTTTAAGCCTGTCGGGCAGGAGGGAATCGCCCGCCACCAGATGCATACGGAGCAGTTAATCATTTCCCGGCAATTGATAGAAACAGTGCTTTCGCAAAATGGAAAAATCATCGCAGTAGGCACAACTTCGGTGCGCACACTCGAAAGTTTGTACTGGCATGGCGTACAACTCATTCATAATCCCGAAGCTCCTTTTTATGTTTCTCAATACGATCCTTATCAAAATTTCCCAGAGGTATCAGTCCTTCAAGCCTTGACGGCTATAGCCGATGCCATGGATCGCCGGCAATCGCCACTGCTCTCCGGCACAACGCAGTTGCTCATTGCTCCGGGCTATCGTTTCAAAATTATCGATGGAATGATTACCAATTTTCATCAACCACGCAGTACGCTGCTACTCCTCATAGCCGCCTGGCTGGGGATAAAATGGGAAGAAATCTATCAATACGCACTCGATCACGAGTTCCGCTTTCTGAGCTACGGCGACAGTTGCTTGTTTTTGTAATTGATTTGAGTGACAATAGGAAAATTTTTTCACAGTGTTACTCTGTGTAAATCCACTGTGTTACACTGTGTAATTTTCATGATTCCGCTTATTTCACAGTTTTCTGAAAAGATGCATAAAAAAACCCCGACAATCCAAAAGGACGCCGGGGCTCATCATGAAAAAACTAAACTCAAATTTATTTAATAACCACTTTGCGGATAGTCACATTTTGATCAGTTTGCACGCGAAGATAATAAATCCCTGCAGAATATCCGGAGATGTCAAGCTGCTGTGCAGCAAATCCTGACAATTTCCCAATTTCATGACTATAAACCGCACTGCCCTGGTAGTTGAGCAGCTTGTAGCTCACCGAGGTGGCAGCGCCAGTAATATTGATATTGAGAACAGTCGAAGCGGGGTTGGGATAAACTGCCAAACGGAAAGCATTGCCCAGTTCGTCGAGATTAACACAAGGATCGAAAATGACAGTGATGTCATCTTCGCCTACACAACCGTTGATGTTGGTTACCTTCAATGTATAGATGATGGTTCCGATTCCTATGCCGGTGGTATCCACTTCGATAACCGGGGTGGTGTATCCGCCGGGAGTCCACAGGTAGCTAACAGCACCTGCGGTAGTGCCGTCGATCACTGCGGTATGGTTTGCACAAACGGTGATATCGTCGCCCAGATCAACCATAGGTAATTCAAATACGGTAACGGTCACCTGATCGGTGATGATATTGTCGCCATCATCTATGGAAACGGTGTAGGTGGTAGTAACGTCGGGAGTAGCAACAGGATTCATGGCATTGGGATCGTTAAGCGAAGCAGCCGGTGACCAGGTGCACTGGTAGGTGCCGGTACCACCTGAAACAATGGCTTGCAACAATGATGATTCTCCGGCACAAATCTCTTCCGGAGAAGCAGAAACAGTACAGGTAAGAGCACCTTTAGATACAAAACTTGCTACCCATCCGGCTTTTGTCACAGAAACGTCGGAAGTGAACACAAAGGTAATGGCACCGCTTGCATGCGTAGAAGTGAGTGTGCCCGGACTAATGGTTCCGGTAAATGGGCTACCCGCAAATTCAGGAGCGCTCACAGTTGGACCATTATAGGCACGCAGCTTATCGTAGTTGTTTTCAATTTCAAAAGCTGTAAAGGTGAACTCCATATGTTGTCCCGGCACAACCGGCGTAAATGTCATCGTGTAATTTTCGTTGCTGCTGTATGGAGCATTGGGACCACCCGAATCGTAGAACATTCCATTGGTAACGGTTACCGTGCCGTTGCTCATAAAATATTCAGGCCCGCCGGTAGTAAACGACCAAACCGGACAATCTTCAGCCTGACCATTGGCATTCTTGGGAATCACTTTCCAGTAATAAGTTGTGTTGGGTTGCATGGTGGGTTGATAAGCAGTAACAGACACTGTTGCTACAAAAGCCGGATTGGCAGTAACGCCAAAATAGACATCAAATTCAAGGGCGTCATAAGAAGCCCATTGAAGCCCTGATGCAACGCCCACATTTGTGGCGCCGTCAGCAGGTTGCGGTTCAGAAGCGCACTCAGGTGTGCCGGAGATGTCCTGGCAACTTATCGCAGCTTCCCACCCTGATTTGGTTACAGAGTAATCTGAATGAAATTTGAAAGTCAATGCACCAGTGGCATTCAAGCCTACAACGGTGCCGGGACCAGTAGTACCGCTGAAAGGGCTGCCCGAAACCAGTGGAGCCGAAGTACTGTTGCCGTTGTAAATGTATAAAAAGTCGTAATTGTTTTCTGTCTCGAAAGATAGGAACTCCGCTTTGATCACAGCATCTGTGGTAGCTGGCAGGAAAGTCATCACATAATCTTCGCTGCTGCCATACTGACCATTAGGGCCACCTGAATCATAGAATAAACCTACGCACGTGGTCACAGTTTCATTTGTCATAAAGTATTCCGGAATCAAACCGATAACAACCGTGATCATCTGGTCAGCTGTGTAAAGTCCCGATGGGCCGGCAGTGGCATCCAGATCAACATTTACAGGCCATCCGATGGTTGAACCGGCGTCGGCGGTGACGCTGATAGCAATTTGTGCTGAAGTGCCTGCTGCCATAGAGGCAACGTTGACAGTCTGCGAGTTGATTACAAGCAAGGGGTCGTTGGAAGCAATGGCAATATTGATGTTGCTGATGGCGCTGTGTCCGGTATTGGAAACGTCAAGTTTTATCAATCCGGTTTCGCCCGGATCGAGGATTCCGTCGCCATTACCACTTTGTGAATCATCAATTACAAAATCTTCAGAGATTTTTACTACCGGTGCTTGTATGGTGATAAAAAGGTTGGATGTCCAGGTGGCACTGCCATCGGTAACCTGCATCTCAAAGAGAGCTTTGTGCTGGTCCGGAACGAAATTATCGATGCTAAAGCTGTAGGCATTGGCAACCGTAGCGGTTTGTCCGTTTACAATCGAGCCAAAAGTTTGTGAAGCACTGCTGGTAAGTGTAATATATTCGTCGGAGCCGGTGACGGTAGCAGTTACGTTAGCCGAAGGATCGGCACCAACATTTTTCAGTGTTACGTTCAGGCTGATGTTTTCGCCGTAATCGGCCATACCGTTGTTGTTTCCGGAGGCATCGTTGATGGTATAACTGTCGAGTACTACATACGGGCCTTCGAGAGCTGCGGCGGGAACCTGCACCATGTAAGGTTTGTATTGGGGTTTGGTAACCACGATGTCAACCAATCCTGAAGAAAGCACAGGAGTGAGTGGCACTTCTACCACACCGGCTGCATCTACAAGCGCCGATCCATGCAACACACCATCTTTTGAAATACCAACATAAGAACCAGGCTCGGCGATAACTTCGTAATATTCGAGACCGATGGGCAGAATGGGCATGTGCGAAACATTGTTATCGGCGCCTTCGGTATAGAATGGCACCAGTGAAGGATCGCCCAATACGTTGTAGGCCTGCCAGTAATAAAGCGGGCTGCTGTGGCTGGGATAATTCTGAATGTGAACTTCGGTAACGGCAAGGTTGCCCACCAAAACGGTTCCTCCGGTAGTTACATAATCACCGTTGAAAGGGGCATCGAACGAACCCCAGGTGGTTTCCTCGAAGGTAGGAACATAGCCATTGTTGTTGCCCTGGAGGGGGAAAGCTCCCACAGC
This portion of the Bacteroidales bacterium genome encodes:
- a CDS encoding carboxypeptidase-like regulatory domain-containing protein produces the protein MATKTLLYVLLLTLLVHVDGFSQNADPNKRLIQFSGVVVTADSLNPVSFATILIKNSRRGTITDYYGYFSFVAMKSDTVQFSAIGFKGSYYVIPDSISRDRYSLIHVMDADTILLEPTIIYPWPTVEDFKEAFVNLDIPDDDLEIARKNLDRAEMRYRVESYKMDGSLNYKNYIGRETSKLYYIGQTQPISVMNPFAWAAFIKAWKEGKFKKQKDDKY
- a CDS encoding N-acetylmuramoyl-L-alanine amidase gives rise to the protein MKKDVSKIRIIPLLLLMFLMVASSATAQEYKKVTPEKGEGIFGMLRRYNLEPNDYFDAFIELNKKNLGDDLLLKTGQNYLLPIQIEDAEGNPIESGVFPIFGPKYQRVDFKDNILQGAVFYIVSGHGGPDPGAMGRSGGHVLCEDEYAYDIGLRLARNLLEHNATVYIITRDPDDGIRDDRYLKCDKDEYCWPDEEIPLNQTRRLKQRVDAINALAKKYGGQYQRTIELHVDSRYEEHNVDIFFYHHPNSRRGQELNNTLFTTIKEMYERHQPGRGYKGSISGRRLYMLRYANPVSTYIELGNINHPRDQKRLLEVSNRQAIANWLTLGLLKDYANSKK
- the rpmB gene encoding 50S ribosomal protein L28 translates to MARKCDITGTRMMVGNKVSHSNRKSKRRFYPNLQKKRLFLVEENRWVTINITTSILRTINKNGVDSVLKEYREKGTCLV
- a CDS encoding C25 family cysteine peptidase; translated protein: MKRFTMQILAITLFATGLFFSLQMQAQSFAIDFDRKASEVQVGTDNMNQLDATFTLKGLNSLNVETDRGAFSELFIPGAYAVGTLGTPKLPAFKKLIEIPFGAEVSVKVKSFSVTEYQLADYGLASPIMPVQPSLRKDQEASDVPFEYDEKLYQKDHFISPELASVEVLGVLRGYRIARVTVAPVNYNPVKGIIRVYNDVEVEVTFDNVDQALTEYVKASTYSPYFDVVHQSLINTLGGSGYPNHPDLTKYPVKYLIVAPRMFESELQTFIEWKTMKGFEVITAYTDVIGTSYSAIQTWIHAQYNAGTPTDPAPSFVLLVGDTPQLASTQGSSSGRMTDLYYASVDGDYFPEMYYGRFSATNSAQLLTQIAKTLYYEKYEFTDPGYLNDITLIAGADGTWNPRIGQATVAYGTGNYFNAAHGFANVNAFPTSPYTGCYSPEKIAVAMINYTAHCSETSWGDPSLSQSAVNAFVNNGKYPVAVGNCCLAADFGYTECMGETWQRGINKGSVAYIGSSPSSYWFEDFYWAVGAFPLQGNNNGYVPTFEETTWGSFDAPFNGDYVTTGGTVLVGNLAVTEVHIQNYPSHSSPLYYWQAYNVLGDPSLVPFYTEGADNNVSHMPILPIGLEYYEVIAEPGSYVGISKDGVLHGSALVDAAGVVEVPLTPVLSSGLVDIVVTKPQYKPYMVQVPAAALEGPYVVLDSYTINDASGNNNGMADYGENISLNVTLKNVGADPSANVTATVTGSDEYITLTSSASQTFGSIVNGQTATVANAYSFSIDNFVPDQHKALFEMQVTDGSATWTSNLFITIQAPVVKISEDFVIDDSQSGNGDGILDPGETGLIKLDVSNTGHSAISNINIAIASNDPLLVINSQTVNVASMAAGTSAQIAISVTADAGSTIGWPVNVDLDATAGPSGLYTADQMITVVIGLIPEYFMTNETVTTCVGLFYDSGGPNGQYGSSEDYVMTFLPATTDAVIKAEFLSFETENNYDFLYIYNGNSTSAPLVSGSPFSGTTGPGTVVGLNATGALTFKFHSDYSVTKSGWEAAISCQDISGTPECASEPQPADGATNVGVASGLQWASYDALEFDVYFGVTANPAFVATVSVTAYQPTMQPNTTYYWKVIPKNANGQAEDCPVWSFTTGGPEYFMSNGTVTVTNGMFYDSGGPNAPYSSNENYTMTFTPVVPGQHMEFTFTAFEIENNYDKLRAYNGPTVSAPEFAGSPFTGTISPGTLTSTHASGAITFVFTSDVSVTKAGWVASFVSKGALTCTVSASPEEICAGESSLLQAIVSGGTGTYQCTWSPAASLNDPNAMNPVATPDVTTTYTVSIDDGDNIITDQVTVTVFELPMVDLGDDITVCANHTAVIDGTTAGAVSYLWTPGGYTTPVIEVDTTGIGIGTIIYTLKVTNINGCVGEDDITVIFDPCVNLDELGNAFRLAVYPNPASTVLNINITGAATSVSYKLLNYQGSAVYSHEIGKLSGFAAQQLDISGYSAGIYYLRVQTDQNVTIRKVVIK
- a CDS encoding alginate export family protein, whose translation is MKKVLIIVALILAASYAQAQFSISAQLRTRAEMDRGIVKPIHDTMSTFYYVTQRTRLSFDYNQPKYQMRFTLQDVRVWGDGNVYSQTGLFAATNSLNVHEAWFKIRFGQYSDITIGRQELKYDDQRLIALRNWNQYGISYDAAIFNYLKNDFEINAGVSYNNEMNQKSGKPVFENDLYDANNLMKTLSFLRIHRKLSEAVSASVIITAAGYQKSADSRILYLMPTGGLWLGINSGIFEATINAYYQTGRAQSGKEVSAFMLTANPGVHIGKFRLGAGIDYVSGDDASDKNYDKKEKTFNQMYGTVFSYFGWMNLYSYMKSSTANGGMIDFYPNIEMNFNTKHTARAYFHFFNLANNVMIEDQMIDNKNLGQELDLMYIYKYNSDLMLQAGFSYYFTTDTFERVKKYDVGHTQAPLWSYVMLTFKPTLFTTKSNKQ
- a CDS encoding S-adenosylmethionine:tRNA ribosyltransferase-isomerase, producing MPDTSFLSHIHIDDYDYPLPTERIAKFPLPDRDASKLLIHRDGQISEDHFYHVAQYLPSDSLLVLNNTRVVRARLNFHKSTGAAIEIFCLEPVHPVAEIQMAFAQKRQSVWKCLVGNARRWKDETLRLELAHSNGNVILEAEKQGRDGDAFLILLKWQPEELTFSEVLDLAGQVPLPPYLNREAVSSDAQTYQTVYAQHDGSVAAPTAGLHFTEAVFEQLAAKNIATSHLTLHVGAGTFKPVGQEGIARHQMHTEQLIISRQLIETVLSQNGKIIAVGTTSVRTLESLYWHGVQLIHNPEAPFYVSQYDPYQNFPEVSVLQALTAIADAMDRRQSPLLSGTTQLLIAPGYRFKIIDGMITNFHQPRSTLLLLIAAWLGIKWEEIYQYALDHEFRFLSYGDSCLFL
- the pssA gene encoding CDP-diacylglycerol--serine O-phosphatidyltransferase; the protein is MKKHIPNFVTLLNLTSGVIAIVLSFNQALVAAAYFIALAAVFDFMDGMLARLLNARSNIGIQLDSLADLISFGLAPAFILYQIMMAASNMPAVTVGGLEVMLFAAFLIPAFSALRLAKFNIDPTQKEGFIGLPTPANALFFASLPLVAAQAISRDHTMLLGFLDNYWLLLVLAIVFSWLMVAPIPLFSLKLKNLSWQANQLRYVFAAFAVLLVITILAYALPLIIVLYLLMSLFFYRPQQSVIN